Proteins encoded together in one Lachnospiraceae bacterium JLR.KK008 window:
- the murB gene encoding UDP-N-acetylmuramate dehydrogenase yields MLKKTWVKTVNQALKDYMASILPAENIKLQEPMNRHTSFRTGGEAAALVQVNDEEQLRKLLFYLRETENDYFILGNGTNLLVSDQGYDGVIIQIGTGMSRIDVEGNRVRVEAGALLAQTAKRAMEEGLTGMEFASGIPGSVGGGIVMNAGAYDGEMKQIVESVTVLNERGEEMELDCDTMEFGYRTSVIRNRPFVVTKAVLRLTEGEKESIRAKMEDFAARRKAKQPLEYPSGGSTFKRPEGYYAGKLIMDSGLRGYRVGGAQVSEKHCGFLINTGTATSEDIIELMSEVQERVRAKFGVVLEPEIVTLGNFSLNLRK; encoded by the coding sequence ATGCTGAAAAAAACGTGGGTGAAGACAGTGAATCAGGCTTTGAAAGATTATATGGCGTCTATACTGCCGGCAGAAAATATAAAATTACAGGAACCAATGAACCGACACACCAGCTTTCGCACGGGCGGCGAGGCGGCGGCGCTCGTTCAGGTCAATGACGAGGAACAGCTTCGGAAGCTACTCTTTTACCTGAGAGAGACCGAAAATGATTACTTTATATTGGGAAACGGTACCAACCTTCTTGTGAGTGACCAGGGATATGACGGAGTCATCATTCAGATCGGAACCGGAATGAGCCGTATTGATGTGGAAGGAAACCGGGTCCGGGTGGAGGCGGGAGCCCTTCTTGCCCAGACGGCAAAAAGAGCGATGGAAGAAGGGCTGACCGGAATGGAATTTGCCTCCGGTATTCCCGGCAGCGTGGGTGGAGGCATCGTGATGAATGCGGGCGCCTATGACGGTGAGATGAAGCAGATCGTCGAGAGTGTGACGGTCCTCAACGAGCGGGGAGAAGAGATGGAACTGGACTGCGATACGATGGAATTCGGGTATCGGACGAGTGTCATCAGGAACCGCCCTTTTGTAGTGACTAAGGCAGTGCTGCGGCTGACAGAAGGAGAGAAGGAAAGTATCCGTGCGAAGATGGAAGATTTTGCTGCCAGGCGTAAAGCGAAGCAGCCTTTGGAGTATCCAAGCGGCGGCAGCACTTTTAAACGTCCGGAGGGATACTATGCAGGAAAACTGATTATGGACAGCGGCCTGCGCGGGTATCGGGTTGGCGGCGCGCAGGTGTCGGAAAAGCACTGCGGGTTCCTGATCAACACGGGGACTGCTACATCGGAAGACATCATAGAGCTGATGTCAGAGGTACAGGAACGTGTCAGGGCGAAATTTGGCGTGGTACTGGAGCCGGAGATTGTTACATTGGGAAATTTCAGCCTGAATCTGAGGAAGTGA
- a CDS encoding ROK family glucokinase, with product MKKYCFGVDVGGTTVKLGLFDKEGTILEKWEIPTRTENNGEMILPDVAQALNKKLEEKGIDKEEVCGVGIGAPGPIDKDGVVHVAVNLGWGTFNLQDTLSELCGLPVRAGNDANVAALGEMWKGGGQGYRNLVLVTLGTGVGGGVIIDGHALEGSNGSGGEIGHIHMQDGEADECGCGNHGCLEQYASATGIVRLAHRRLEATTEDSVLRHGEVSAKTVFDAVKAGDAVAIEIAEEFGVYLGKGLAAIACVANPEAFVIGGGVSKAGDILFSFIEKNYKKYVFHGSREAKFELATLGNDAGICGAAKLVLE from the coding sequence ATGAAAAAGTATTGTTTTGGGGTGGATGTAGGCGGAACTACAGTTAAACTTGGCCTGTTTGACAAAGAAGGGACAATTCTGGAAAAATGGGAAATTCCTACGCGGACAGAAAACAACGGAGAGATGATTCTGCCTGACGTTGCGCAGGCGCTTAATAAGAAACTGGAAGAAAAAGGGATCGACAAAGAAGAAGTCTGCGGCGTGGGAATCGGCGCCCCGGGCCCGATCGACAAAGACGGAGTTGTGCATGTGGCGGTTAATCTGGGCTGGGGAACATTTAATCTTCAGGATACACTGAGTGAACTGTGCGGACTGCCGGTGCGTGCCGGCAATGACGCCAATGTGGCAGCTCTCGGTGAGATGTGGAAGGGCGGCGGACAGGGATACCGCAATCTGGTGCTCGTAACGCTCGGCACAGGCGTAGGCGGCGGAGTTATTATCGACGGACATGCACTGGAAGGCTCCAACGGTTCAGGTGGAGAGATTGGACATATCCATATGCAGGATGGAGAGGCAGACGAGTGTGGCTGCGGCAATCATGGTTGTCTGGAGCAGTATGCTTCCGCTACCGGCATCGTCAGACTGGCACATCGCAGACTGGAGGCGACGACAGAGGACTCCGTACTTCGTCACGGGGAAGTGTCTGCCAAGACGGTGTTCGATGCAGTTAAGGCAGGGGACGCCGTGGCGATTGAAATCGCAGAAGAATTTGGCGTATATCTGGGCAAGGGGCTTGCAGCCATCGCCTGTGTCGCCAATCCGGAAGCGTTTGTCATCGGCGGCGGCGTATCGAAGGCCGGTGATATTCTGTTCTCCTTCATTGAGAAAAATTATAAAAAATATGTGTTCCATGGCAGCAGAGAAGCAAAATTCGAACTTGCCACGCTGGGGAACGACGCAGGCATCTGTGGCGCGGCCAAACTGGTGCTTGAATAA
- the hprK gene encoding HPr(Ser) kinase/phosphatase, with the protein MSVVKLSRIIEKMKLENLTPEIDIKGNKITQPDINRPALQLAGYFEHFDATRLQIIGFVEYSYMASLEEERKKEIYTKFLSSDVPGVVFCRELRPDDLFKELAVKHNVPLMMTKKGTSAFTAEIIRWLNVKLAPCISVHGVLVDVYGEGVLITGESGIGKSEAALELIKRGHRLVTDDVVELRKVSDETLIGSAPDITKHFIELRGIGIVDVKMLFGVSSVKDTQSIDLVIRLEEWDKDKEYDRLGLEEEYTEYLGNKIVCHNIPIRPGRNLAIICESAAVNHRQKKMGYNAAQELYARVQNSLAKKREEEYE; encoded by the coding sequence ATGTCAGTTGTAAAACTGTCAAGGATCATCGAGAAAATGAAGCTGGAAAATCTGACTCCGGAGATCGACATCAAAGGGAATAAGATCACACAGCCGGATATTAACAGACCGGCGCTTCAGCTGGCAGGTTATTTTGAACATTTTGACGCTACGCGTCTGCAGATCATCGGTTTTGTCGAGTATTCCTATATGGCAAGTCTGGAAGAAGAGCGGAAAAAAGAAATTTATACGAAGTTTCTTTCCAGTGATGTTCCGGGCGTTGTGTTCTGCCGTGAACTGCGGCCGGATGACCTGTTCAAGGAGTTGGCGGTCAAACATAATGTGCCGCTGATGATGACGAAAAAAGGTACTTCCGCATTTACTGCGGAGATCATCCGCTGGCTGAATGTAAAACTTGCCCCCTGTATCTCTGTGCATGGCGTTCTTGTCGACGTATACGGCGAAGGCGTGCTCATTACAGGTGAGAGTGGCATCGGCAAGTCTGAGGCTGCGCTGGAGCTGATCAAGAGAGGGCATCGTCTTGTCACCGATGACGTGGTAGAGCTGAGAAAAGTCAGCGACGAGACGCTGATCGGCTCTGCGCCGGATATTACGAAACATTTCATTGAGCTGAGAGGCATTGGCATCGTGGACGTGAAGATGCTTTTCGGTGTGTCCAGCGTTAAAGACACCCAGTCTATCGATCTGGTGATCAGACTGGAGGAGTGGGACAAAGACAAAGAATATGACAGACTTGGTCTGGAAGAGGAATATACGGAATATCTTGGAAATAAGATCGTATGCCATAACATTCCGATCCGTCCCGGGCGGAATCTGGCGATCATCTGTGAATCTGCAGCCGTCAATCACAGACAGAAAAAGATGGGTTACAATGCCGCGCAGGAATTGTATGCGAGAGTACAGAACTCCCTGGCGAAAAAACGGGAAGAAGAATACGAATAA
- the uvrC gene encoding excinuclease ABC subunit UvrC: protein MFQIEEELKKLPKQPGVYLMHDSNDTILYVGKAVNLHNRVRSYFRPNIGRGPQIDKMVSLIDHFEYIVTDSELEALVLENNLIKEHSPKYNTLLKDDKTYPYIKVTVGEAYPRVLFSREMKKDRSRYFGPYTSAASVKDTIELINKLYMLRTCHKKFPRDFGADRPCLNHHIGRCMAPCQGNIPEEEYGSQIEKALDFLNGSYGPIIKELEVKMTEASENLDFEEAISYRELIQSVKSVAQKQKITDSAGEDKDIIALAKEEADAVVQVFFVRGGRLIGREHFYMTNVVDTARMEILESFVKQFYSGTPFIPRELMLQEEIGDMRMIETWLSEKRGGRVHIRVPKIGSKEKLVELAAHNASLVLQHDRERIKREEGRTIGAVKEIASLLGLPEIDRMEAFDISNISGFENVGSMVVYEKGKAKRSDYRKFRIRSVSGPDDYACMKEVLERRFVHGMTEASARREKNLDQDLGSFTKFPSLLLMDGGKGQVNIALEVLRELGLRIPVCGMVKDDNHRTRGLYYNNEEIPIDHRSEGFKLITRIQDEAHRFAITYHRSLRNKSQIKSVLDDIPGVGPVRRKALMRHFKSLDDIRNASVEQLCLIPEINERSAGEIYQFFHEKN, encoded by the coding sequence ATGTTTCAAATTGAAGAAGAATTGAAAAAGCTGCCGAAACAACCGGGTGTCTATCTGATGCACGACAGTAATGATACGATATTGTATGTGGGAAAGGCGGTTAATCTCCATAACCGTGTTCGCTCCTACTTTCGCCCGAATATCGGCCGGGGACCACAGATCGACAAAATGGTCAGTCTGATCGACCATTTTGAATACATTGTCACGGATTCGGAGCTGGAGGCGCTTGTACTGGAAAATAATCTGATCAAAGAGCACAGTCCGAAATATAATACTCTTTTGAAAGATGACAAAACCTATCCTTATATTAAAGTGACTGTGGGGGAGGCCTATCCGCGCGTTTTGTTTTCCAGAGAAATGAAAAAAGACAGATCGAGGTATTTTGGACCATACACGAGTGCGGCCTCAGTGAAAGATACCATCGAGCTGATCAATAAGCTCTATATGCTGCGTACCTGTCATAAAAAATTTCCGCGGGACTTCGGGGCGGACAGACCGTGCCTGAATCATCATATCGGCAGGTGTATGGCGCCCTGTCAGGGTAATATTCCGGAGGAAGAATATGGCAGCCAGATTGAGAAAGCGCTGGATTTTCTAAACGGCAGTTATGGTCCGATCATAAAGGAACTGGAAGTAAAAATGACGGAAGCGTCGGAAAATCTGGATTTTGAGGAAGCGATTTCGTACCGGGAGCTTATACAGAGTGTGAAATCGGTCGCACAGAAACAGAAGATCACAGACAGTGCCGGAGAGGACAAGGACATCATTGCGCTGGCGAAAGAGGAAGCGGACGCAGTCGTACAGGTATTCTTTGTGCGTGGCGGCAGACTGATCGGCAGAGAGCATTTCTATATGACAAATGTGGTAGATACGGCCAGAATGGAGATTCTGGAGAGCTTTGTCAAGCAGTTTTATTCCGGAACGCCCTTTATTCCCCGTGAGTTGATGTTACAGGAAGAGATCGGGGATATGCGCATGATAGAAACATGGCTGTCGGAAAAGAGAGGCGGTCGTGTGCATATTCGGGTGCCAAAGATCGGTTCCAAAGAAAAACTGGTGGAACTGGCTGCCCATAACGCATCTCTTGTATTGCAGCATGACAGAGAGCGTATTAAAAGAGAAGAGGGCCGGACGATCGGAGCGGTGAAGGAGATCGCTTCTCTGCTGGGGCTGCCGGAAATCGACCGGATGGAGGCATTTGATATTTCCAATATCAGCGGTTTTGAAAATGTCGGTTCGATGGTCGTCTATGAAAAAGGAAAAGCGAAGCGCAGCGACTACCGCAAGTTCAGGATCCGGTCTGTCAGCGGCCCGGACGATTATGCCTGTATGAAGGAAGTGCTGGAACGCAGATTTGTGCACGGAATGACGGAAGCGTCTGCCCGCAGGGAGAAAAATCTCGATCAGGACCTGGGCAGTTTTACGAAGTTTCCCAGCCTGCTTTTGATGGATGGAGGCAAGGGACAGGTTAATATAGCGCTTGAAGTGCTCCGGGAGCTGGGGCTGCGGATTCCGGTGTGCGGTATGGTCAAGGATGACAATCACCGAACGCGGGGCCTGTACTATAACAATGAAGAGATTCCCATCGATCACAGATCGGAAGGCTTTAAACTGATCACAAGGATACAGGATGAGGCGCATCGGTTTGCCATAACCTATCATCGGTCGCTGAGGAATAAGAGCCAGATTAAGAGCGTGCTGGATGACATTCCCGGCGTGGGGCCAGTCAGAAGGAAGGCACTGATGCGACACTTTAAGTCGCTGGACGATATTCGCAACGCCAGCGTGGAGCAGCTATGTCTGATACCGGAGATCAATGAGCGCAGCGCAGGTGAAATCTATCAATTTTTCCATGAGAAAAATTGA
- the ftsH gene encoding ATP-dependent zinc metalloprotease FtsH — protein sequence MGNGNFNQYGNGSSGNNGNNGNNANRGGNNGGNRNGGPGEPGRQSLLILLVAALVTLFCMSYFMKVLNNATNKEIPYNEFIDMVEDGQVESVEIGTDQITIKPKQPEQKEGLIQTPVITYYTGKVEEDGMLTQRLLKYDVEIVGDIPDNSSFLLSILVTYVLPIALCWILLSFLFRKMSGGGPMGVGKSNAKVYVQKETGVTFKDVAGEDEAKESLQEVVDFLHNPGRYVQIGARLPKGALLVGPPGTGKTLLAKAVAGEAHVPFFSLTGSDFIELYVGVGASRVRDLFKEANKNAPCIIFIDEIDAIGRSRDSKYGGGNEEREQTLNQLLSEMDGFDSSKGILILGATNRPEILDKALLRPGRFDRRIIVDKPDLKGRVEILKVHAKDVKMDETVDLDAIALATSGAVGSDLANMINEAAINAVKEGREYVCQKDLFNAVEVVLVGKEKKDRIMSKEERKIVSYHEVGHALISALQKNSEPVQKITIVPRTMGALGYVMHVPEEEKYLNTQAELHDMLVGLLGGRAAEEIVFDTVTTGAANDIEKATGIARSMVTQYGMSKKFGLMGLESVESRYLDGRTVMNCADATAADVDEEVMRTLKESYKEAKKLLKENRKVMDKLADFLIKKETITGKEFMKIFREIKGIPEPEDEEKNGGKNGGKAGDRKEEKREKIKEEIKKEKVPVQPVPQRIIVQENPSWGSRPMPGKMPMPGHRPAPGDVPMPGNRPMPGHRPAPGDVPMPGNRPMPDNRPIPGGGPMPGNGPVPGSGSASGNMHVPGSENAPAPGNIPGTEQTQVSDTGGAASSAGDAEQEKTDTPDMEQ from the coding sequence ATGGGTAACGGAAACTTCAATCAATACGGGAATGGGAGCAGCGGAAACAACGGGAATAATGGAAACAATGCAAATAGAGGCGGAAACAATGGCGGGAACAGAAATGGCGGGCCGGGCGAGCCGGGACGGCAAAGTCTTTTGATTCTGCTTGTGGCAGCTCTCGTAACGCTGTTTTGCATGAGCTATTTTATGAAAGTGTTAAACAATGCCACCAATAAGGAAATCCCTTATAACGAATTTATTGATATGGTGGAAGACGGACAGGTCGAGAGTGTGGAGATCGGTACCGACCAGATCACAATCAAACCAAAACAGCCGGAACAGAAGGAAGGGCTGATCCAGACGCCGGTGATCACGTACTATACGGGCAAAGTGGAAGAGGACGGGATGCTGACACAGAGGCTTCTGAAGTACGATGTGGAGATTGTGGGAGATATTCCGGATAATTCCAGCTTTCTGCTTTCGATCCTTGTGACCTATGTGCTGCCGATCGCTCTGTGCTGGATCCTGCTGAGTTTTCTGTTCCGCAAGATGTCCGGCGGCGGACCGATGGGGGTCGGTAAGAGCAATGCCAAAGTATATGTGCAGAAAGAAACCGGTGTGACATTTAAAGATGTGGCCGGGGAGGATGAGGCAAAAGAGTCTTTACAGGAAGTCGTGGACTTTTTGCACAATCCGGGGCGCTATGTACAGATCGGCGCCAGACTGCCCAAGGGAGCGCTTCTTGTCGGCCCTCCGGGAACAGGGAAGACGCTGCTTGCAAAGGCAGTGGCGGGTGAAGCGCATGTGCCGTTCTTTTCGTTGACAGGTTCTGACTTTATCGAGTTATATGTGGGCGTGGGCGCTTCCCGTGTGCGTGATCTGTTTAAGGAAGCGAACAAAAATGCGCCGTGTATCATTTTCATTGATGAGATTGATGCCATCGGCCGCAGCAGAGATTCGAAATACGGCGGTGGCAATGAAGAGAGAGAACAGACGCTGAATCAGCTGCTGTCAGAGATGGACGGTTTCGATTCCTCCAAGGGTATCCTGATCCTGGGGGCGACGAACAGACCGGAAATTCTGGACAAGGCACTGCTTCGTCCGGGACGTTTTGACAGACGGATCATTGTAGACAAACCGGATCTGAAGGGCCGTGTGGAGATTTTAAAAGTACACGCGAAAGACGTGAAAATGGATGAGACGGTAGATCTGGACGCCATTGCGCTGGCGACGAGCGGCGCGGTCGGGTCCGATCTTGCCAATATGATCAATGAGGCAGCCATCAATGCGGTCAAAGAGGGCAGGGAATACGTATGCCAGAAAGACCTGTTCAATGCGGTGGAAGTGGTCCTCGTCGGCAAAGAGAAAAAAGACCGCATTATGAGCAAGGAAGAGCGCAAGATCGTGTCCTATCATGAGGTGGGGCATGCGCTGATCAGTGCGCTCCAGAAAAATTCGGAACCGGTACAGAAAATCACGATCGTCCCGCGTACGATGGGGGCGCTTGGCTATGTCATGCACGTACCGGAAGAGGAAAAATATCTGAACACGCAGGCGGAGCTTCATGATATGCTGGTAGGCCTTCTGGGAGGCCGGGCGGCGGAAGAGATTGTATTTGACACGGTGACGACGGGTGCGGCCAATGATATTGAGAAAGCGACCGGTATTGCCAGAAGTATGGTGACACAGTACGGTATGAGCAAGAAGTTCGGCCTGATGGGGCTGGAGTCAGTGGAAAGCCGTTATCTGGACGGACGTACTGTGATGAACTGTGCGGATGCCACGGCGGCGGACGTGGATGAAGAAGTAATGCGGACGCTGAAGGAAAGCTATAAAGAGGCGAAAAAGCTGTTAAAAGAAAACCGTAAAGTCATGGATAAACTGGCGGATTTCCTGATTAAAAAAGAAACGATCACCGGCAAGGAATTTATGAAAATATTCCGTGAGATCAAAGGGATACCGGAGCCGGAGGACGAGGAGAAAAACGGCGGCAAAAACGGCGGCAAGGCCGGAGACAGGAAAGAAGAGAAAAGAGAAAAAATAAAAGAAGAAATAAAGAAAGAGAAAGTGCCTGTTCAGCCGGTACCACAGAGAATTATTGTACAGGAGAATCCTTCGTGGGGCAGCAGGCCAATGCCGGGAAAAATGCCGATGCCGGGTCACAGACCGGCGCCGGGAGATGTGCCGATGCCAGGGAACAGGCCGATGCCGGGTCACAGACCGGCACCGGGAGATGTGCCGATGCCAGGGAACAGGCCAATGCCGGATAACAGGCCGATACCGGGCGGCGGGCCAATGCCAGGGAATGGACCTGTGCCGGGAAGCGGGTCTGCATCCGGGAATATGCACGTCCCGGGCAGTGAGAATGCGCCTGCACCGGGGAATATACCGGGAACCGAACAGACGCAAGTGTCTGACACAGGCGGCGCGGCTTCGTCGGCGGGTGATGCGGAGCAGGAGAAGACAGATACTCCGGATATGGAACAATAG
- a CDS encoding CTP synthase: protein MPVKYVFVTGGVVSGLGKGITAASLGRLLKARGYKVTMQKFDPYINIDPGTMNPIQHGEVFVTDDGAETDLDLGHYERFIDESLDKNSNVTTGKVYWSVLQKERRGDYGGGTVQVIPHITNEIKSRFYRNFTDKETRIAIIEVGGTVGDIESQPFLESIRQFQHEVGRKNAILIHVTLIPYLRASQEMKTKPTQGSVKELQGMGIQPDIIVCRSEYPLDQGLKDKIALFCNVPNNYVLQNLDVEYLYEAPLAMEKEHLAQVACECLGLDCPQPDLKDWEEMVQALRSPTQEVTIALVGKYIQLHDAYISVVEALKHGGIAQRATVNIKWVDSETVTDENVSSLLSDVNGVLVPGGFGCRGIEGKIKAITYARENKVPYLGLCLGMQLAIVEFVRNVIGYADAHSVELNPSTTHPVIALMPDQNGVEDIGGTLRLGSYPCVLDKDSLAYSLYQQETIHERHRHRYEVNNDFREILSEKGMALSGLSPDGRIVEMCELPGHPFFIATQAHPELKSRPNRPHPLFKGFIEAALRNKNV from the coding sequence ATGCCAGTAAAATACGTATTCGTAACCGGCGGTGTTGTATCCGGTCTGGGAAAAGGCATTACCGCCGCATCTTTAGGAAGACTGTTAAAAGCCCGCGGTTATAAAGTGACCATGCAGAAATTTGACCCATATATTAACATTGACCCGGGGACTATGAACCCGATCCAGCACGGAGAAGTATTTGTAACAGACGACGGCGCGGAGACCGATCTGGATCTCGGCCATTATGAACGTTTTATCGATGAGAGTCTGGATAAAAATTCCAATGTGACGACAGGCAAAGTGTATTGGTCCGTCCTGCAAAAAGAACGACGCGGCGACTATGGCGGAGGCACCGTTCAGGTTATCCCGCATATCACAAATGAGATCAAGAGCCGCTTTTACCGCAATTTTACCGACAAGGAGACCCGCATCGCTATCATTGAAGTCGGCGGTACGGTCGGCGATATTGAAAGCCAGCCCTTTCTGGAATCGATCCGGCAGTTCCAGCACGAAGTGGGCAGAAAAAATGCAATCCTCATCCATGTCACTTTGATTCCCTATCTGCGCGCTTCACAGGAGATGAAGACAAAGCCGACGCAGGGCAGCGTCAAAGAATTACAGGGGATGGGTATTCAGCCGGATATTATCGTATGCAGAAGCGAATATCCTCTCGATCAGGGACTCAAGGATAAGATCGCTCTGTTCTGCAATGTGCCAAATAATTATGTGCTGCAAAATCTCGACGTGGAATATTTGTACGAAGCGCCTCTGGCTATGGAGAAAGAACATCTTGCACAGGTGGCCTGTGAATGCCTTGGTCTCGACTGTCCGCAACCGGATCTGAAAGACTGGGAAGAAATGGTACAGGCGCTGCGCTCTCCGACACAGGAAGTTACGATCGCTCTTGTCGGAAAATATATTCAGCTTCATGACGCTTACATCAGTGTTGTGGAAGCGCTCAAGCATGGCGGCATCGCTCAGAGAGCGACTGTCAACATCAAGTGGGTCGATTCTGAGACCGTGACAGACGAGAATGTCTCCTCTCTCTTATCCGATGTCAATGGCGTTCTCGTTCCCGGCGGATTTGGCTGCCGCGGCATCGAAGGCAAAATCAAAGCCATCACCTATGCCCGGGAGAACAAGGTCCCCTATCTTGGTCTCTGTCTTGGTATGCAGCTTGCCATCGTGGAATTTGTAAGAAATGTGATTGGATATGCGGACGCACACAGTGTGGAACTGAATCCTTCCACAACGCATCCTGTCATCGCCCTGATGCCGGATCAAAATGGTGTGGAGGACATCGGCGGTACACTGCGTCTTGGTTCCTATCCCTGTGTTCTGGATAAAGATTCACTGGCCTACTCTCTCTATCAGCAGGAGACCATTCACGAAAGACACAGACACCGTTATGAAGTCAACAATGACTTCCGGGAAATCCTCAGCGAGAAAGGTATGGCGTTATCCGGTCTCTCGCCTGACGGCAGGATCGTGGAGATGTGCGAACTGCCAGGGCATCCTTTCTTTATCGCCACACAGGCACACCCGGAATTAAAATCCAGACCGAACCGCCCCCATCCGCTTTTCAAAGGCTTTATTGAGGCGGCTCTGCGCAATAAGAATGTATAG
- a CDS encoding YitT family protein: MNKNIEKLADRQFLLAQGRLLLGGLAGVLLYAIGMNLFVVPVGLYSGGLMGFCQVIRTVLQRYCGLSFGSVDIAGVIYYLLNVPLFVVAVRSISKRFFVKTIICVSAMTLFLSVIPIPPEPIMGEDILASCLIGGIICGAGIGIPLRMGCSGGGMDILGLALIKKKKNFSIGKLNLIVNGILYGICLFLFDVPTVIYSLIYAAVNSMAVDRLHSQNINVEVKVVTSEKNEEMEKDIMRHLVRGVTRWSAKGAYTEEDKQVLYILLSKYELAHLRYIIKKHDPHAFIVANEGVNISGNFLKKL; the protein is encoded by the coding sequence ATGAATAAAAATATAGAAAAGTTAGCGGACAGACAGTTCCTGCTGGCACAGGGCAGGCTGCTTCTGGGAGGCCTCGCAGGGGTTCTGCTCTATGCCATCGGGATGAATCTGTTTGTTGTCCCGGTAGGACTGTACAGCGGCGGCCTGATGGGATTCTGTCAGGTGATCCGTACGGTATTGCAGCGTTATTGCGGGCTGTCATTTGGCAGTGTGGATATTGCCGGCGTTATCTATTATCTTTTGAATGTGCCATTGTTTGTGGTCGCGGTGCGCAGTATCAGCAAACGCTTTTTTGTCAAGACGATCATCTGTGTATCGGCAATGACATTATTTTTGTCAGTGATCCCGATTCCGCCGGAACCGATCATGGGGGAGGATATTCTGGCTTCCTGTCTGATCGGTGGGATTATCTGCGGTGCAGGCATTGGGATTCCGCTGCGGATGGGGTGCTCCGGCGGTGGCATGGATATTTTGGGATTGGCGCTGATCAAAAAGAAGAAAAATTTCAGCATCGGTAAATTAAACCTGATTGTGAATGGTATCTTATATGGTATCTGTCTGTTTCTGTTTGATGTGCCGACGGTCATCTATTCGCTGATCTATGCCGCGGTCAATTCGATGGCGGTAGACAGGCTGCATTCGCAGAACATTAATGTGGAAGTAAAGGTCGTGACGAGCGAGAAAAATGAGGAGATGGAAAAAGACATCATGCGGCATCTGGTGAGAGGCGTGACGAGATGGAGTGCTAAGGGGGCCTATACGGAGGAGGACAAGCAGGTTCTCTATATTCTGCTGTCTAAATATGAGCTGGCGCATTTGAGATACATTATAAAAAAACATGACCCCCATGCCTTTATCGTGGCAAATGAGGGGGTCAATATCAGCGGTAACTTCCTGAAAAAGTTATAG
- a CDS encoding manganese efflux pump: MYLISSLLFACSVNIDAFLVGMSYGIRKIHITFLQNLIISLISLAGTFFSLFLGSRLLVFLPDFLADYMGSGILLALGIYYIIKAFSAPENSLHAESLRTTLPMKEVLLLGSALSLNNIGIGIGVGISGILLLPAAVITFVTSALFLLTGNHLGNTSLLRLSSCYADLLSGVMLLILAMCGFVI; encoded by the coding sequence ATGTATCTCATCTCTTCTCTCCTTTTTGCATGTTCCGTCAACATTGACGCTTTCCTTGTAGGTATGTCCTATGGGATACGAAAAATACACATTACTTTTCTGCAAAACCTGATTATCAGCCTGATCTCCCTTGCCGGCACTTTTTTCTCACTCTTTCTCGGAAGTCGGCTTCTGGTCTTTCTCCCTGATTTTCTCGCTGACTACATGGGCAGCGGTATTCTTCTCGCCCTGGGAATCTATTATATCATCAAGGCCTTCTCCGCGCCGGAGAACAGCCTCCACGCTGAAAGTCTGCGTACAACGCTTCCCATGAAAGAGGTGCTGCTGCTCGGGAGCGCCCTCTCTCTCAATAATATCGGCATTGGTATTGGTGTGGGCATTTCCGGTATTCTGCTGCTGCCCGCGGCAGTTATCACCTTCGTTACATCCGCTCTTTTTTTGCTGACCGGTAACCATCTTGGAAACACTTCACTCTTACGCCTGTCAAGCTGCTATGCCGACCTGCTTTCCGGTGTGATGCTGCTCATACTGGCCATGTGCGGGTTTGTGATATGA